One segment of Nostoc flagelliforme CCNUN1 DNA contains the following:
- a CDS encoding IS481 family transposase, producing the protein MPIDTIVDLRRRLEQLPPRSPSRRVLVQEIAQLYGISEDTVYRTLREGNVVRPVRRVDCDVPRVIPKAGLERYCEIIAAIKIRTSNRKGRHLSTVQAIRLLEEDGINTPDGHLRVPVGLLKPTTVNRYLNKWGYDRDTLLRQPPAVRFQAEYSNQCWHFDLSPSDLKHVKAPAFLEPGRGHPLLMLYSVVDDRSGFAYQEYHGVYGEDVEAALRFMFAAMSLKSETDFPFQGIPQMLYMDNGPIAKSLVFQKVMGYLGIEVRTHLPNGKDGRRVTARSKGKVERPFRTVKEMHETLYHLHEPETEAEANAWLMKFLLHYNSRPHRSEPHSRMEDWVSNLPSNGIRQMCNWERFCTFARSPERRKVGIDARVTVEGVAYEVEPDLAGETVVLWWGLFDNELYVEHGERRYGPFLPVDGPIPLHRYRSFKKTRTQKRADRIESLAKQLSLPNSVIGKGNPPEFGSSTTQLKVQPFVDPNPFQELTFSTVIAAKLAIADYLARPLAKLTPEQMAYINAVLVSTLNKQEVMKQIRDFFNPLSGTSHVE; encoded by the coding sequence ATACCAATTGATACAATCGTAGACCTACGTCGTCGCTTAGAGCAGCTACCACCGCGCAGTCCATCTCGTCGGGTATTAGTCCAAGAAATAGCTCAACTGTATGGCATTTCCGAAGATACTGTGTATCGAACACTACGAGAAGGAAATGTTGTTCGCCCAGTGCGGCGCGTTGATTGTGATGTCCCGCGTGTGATTCCTAAAGCCGGACTAGAGCGATACTGCGAAATCATTGCTGCCATTAAAATACGCACATCTAACCGCAAAGGTCGCCATTTATCTACCGTGCAAGCAATTCGCTTATTGGAAGAAGATGGCATCAACACACCAGATGGTCATCTTCGCGTTCCAGTCGGTTTGCTCAAACCAACCACCGTCAATCGTTATCTCAACAAATGGGGTTACGACCGCGATACCCTGCTGCGACAACCACCTGCTGTTCGCTTCCAGGCAGAATATAGCAATCAATGTTGGCATTTTGACCTCAGTCCATCAGACCTCAAGCACGTAAAAGCACCAGCCTTCCTAGAACCGGGACGTGGACATCCCTTGTTGATGCTTTATAGTGTCGTGGATGACCGTAGTGGTTTTGCATACCAAGAATACCACGGTGTTTACGGTGAAGATGTGGAGGCAGCACTGCGGTTTATGTTTGCCGCCATGTCACTCAAGTCGGAGACTGACTTTCCCTTTCAAGGCATTCCCCAAATGCTGTATATGGACAATGGGCCCATTGCCAAGAGCTTAGTGTTTCAAAAAGTAATGGGTTATTTGGGGATTGAAGTACGTACCCATTTACCAAATGGCAAAGATGGACGACGGGTGACAGCTCGTTCTAAGGGGAAGGTGGAACGACCGTTTCGCACTGTTAAAGAAATGCACGAAACTCTCTACCATCTGCATGAACCGGAGACCGAAGCTGAGGCAAACGCTTGGTTGATGAAGTTTTTGCTCCATTACAATAGCCGACCCCATCGCAGCGAACCCCATTCCCGGATGGAAGACTGGGTGAGCAATTTACCTAGTAACGGTATCCGTCAAATGTGTAATTGGGAACGTTTTTGTACATTTGCACGCTCCCCAGAACGCCGTAAGGTAGGCATCGATGCTCGCGTTACGGTTGAGGGGGTGGCTTATGAGGTGGAGCCAGATTTGGCTGGAGAAACTGTAGTTCTGTGGTGGGGCTTGTTCGATAACGAACTGTACGTAGAACATGGTGAACGTCGCTATGGGCCGTTTCTGCCTGTGGATGGCCCAATCCCCCTACATCGCTACCGTAGTTTTAAGAAAACACGAACACAGAAACGGGCTGACCGAATTGAATCTTTGGCTAAACAGTTGTCTTTACCGAACTCTGTGATTGGTAAAGGCAACCCGCCTGAATTCGGGAGTAGTACAACCCAACTAAAGGTGCAGCCTTTTGTAGACCCCAATCCATTTCAAGAACTGACATTCAGCACGGTGATTGCAGCCAAATTAGCGATCGCCGATTATTTGGCACGCCCATTAGCCAAACTCACCCCTGAACAAATGGCTTATATTAATGCGGTTCTGGTGTCTACTCTCAATAAGCAGGAGGTAATGAAACAAATTCGAGATTTCTTTAACCCATTATCAGGTACGAGCCATGTTGAGTGA
- a CDS encoding helix-turn-helix domain-containing protein: MLRVECDRWNESASKLREEALKANHARTRERLMALYEICNGKSATKVGRETGRNPQTVMEWVHRYNLSGIKALLYQRTGGHPPFFPQK, encoded by the coding sequence ATGCTCAGAGTAGAATGCGATCGCTGGAATGAAAGTGCCTCAAAATTGAGAGAAGAAGCATTAAAAGCGAATCATGCTCGTACTCGCGAGCGTTTAATGGCACTGTACGAAATATGTAACGGAAAAAGTGCGACAAAGGTAGGCAGAGAAACAGGGCGTAACCCTCAGACAGTAATGGAGTGGGTACATCGTTACAATCTCTCAGGTATAAAAGCACTGTTATATCAGCGTACAGGTGGTCATCCCCCTTTTTTCCCTCAGAAGTAA
- a CDS encoding ExeA family protein — protein MLSDVMTYFGLKRTLDHVGYFETQEQTNLFKELKPQIRQGRLIALTGVVGCGKTTTLQRLQLELSSEKDIIISRCLAIDKDKVSVGVLMSALFCDLSTEKDAKPPTQPELRERKFLALIQKCRKPVVLFVDEAHDIHHGTLVKIKRLIELVRQNGCTLSVVLLGHPKLKNDLRRPSLEEIGARTNIFSLEGIRGHQVEYIKWLLSECIHDDYLPEDLITNEAIAFLAERLTTPLQIEHYLQRAFEDAYQAATKPVTLGMAEAVLTVGLNDLEPRLIRHGYTKTVLAELLNIRVSEVNSFLHAQLPPGRTQDLRDQMLKIGIPLYASEGN, from the coding sequence ATGTTGAGTGATGTCATGACTTATTTTGGACTTAAACGTACCTTAGATCATGTGGGCTATTTTGAGACCCAAGAACAGACAAATCTATTCAAAGAACTCAAACCCCAAATTAGGCAAGGTCGTTTGATTGCTCTAACAGGTGTTGTTGGTTGTGGTAAAACAACGACTTTACAACGACTGCAATTAGAATTGTCCTCCGAAAAAGACATTATTATTTCTCGTTGCCTTGCAATTGACAAAGATAAGGTCAGTGTCGGGGTTTTGATGAGTGCTTTGTTTTGCGATTTAAGTACAGAAAAGGACGCTAAACCACCGACCCAACCAGAACTCAGAGAACGAAAATTCTTAGCTTTAATTCAAAAATGCCGTAAGCCTGTAGTGCTTTTTGTGGATGAAGCTCATGACATTCATCACGGTACGTTAGTCAAAATTAAGCGTTTAATTGAATTGGTACGCCAGAATGGTTGCACTTTATCTGTAGTGCTGCTGGGACATCCCAAATTGAAAAATGATTTGCGTCGACCATCTTTGGAAGAGATTGGTGCTAGAACCAATATTTTTAGTTTAGAAGGTATTAGAGGACATCAAGTTGAGTATATAAAATGGCTGTTGAGCGAGTGTATTCACGATGATTATCTGCCTGAAGATTTGATTACCAATGAGGCAATTGCATTTTTGGCAGAACGATTGACGACTCCATTGCAAATCGAACATTATTTGCAGAGGGCTTTTGAAGACGCTTATCAAGCAGCAACGAAGCCTGTCACTCTTGGTATGGCTGAAGCTGTCTTGACTGTGGGACTTAACGATTTAGAACCTCGCTTAATACGGCATGGTTACACGAAGACAGTACTAGCTGAGTTATTAAATATACGAGTAAGCGAGGTAAATTCTTTTTTACACGCTCAGTTGCCTCCTGGTCGAACCCAAGATTTGAGAGACCAGATGTTAAAAATTGGAATTCCCTTGTATGCGTCAGAGGGAAATTAA
- a CDS encoding recombinase family protein produces the protein MAMVIYAYLRVSSDRQDLHNQRHGILEYANIHALSPIQFIEDTVSGREKWSERGVGQLLTQTALESDVVIFSEVSRMARSTLQVLEMLECCVRRGINVHIVKLGMVLDDSMQSRITATVLGLAAEIERELIVLRTTEALAKRKAEGKTLGRPKGRQSAHLKLDTREAEIRSYLAKGMSKRSIAKLVDCSPSTLYDWLSRKHLHSRHDKLVEKS, from the coding sequence ATGGCTATGGTTATTTATGCTTATTTAAGAGTCTCCAGCGATCGCCAAGACCTACACAACCAACGACATGGCATTTTGGAGTATGCCAACATACACGCTTTGAGTCCCATCCAGTTTATTGAAGACACAGTTTCTGGACGAGAGAAATGGTCGGAGCGAGGTGTAGGACAACTACTGACTCAAACTGCCCTTGAATCCGATGTAGTAATTTTCTCAGAAGTCAGTCGGATGGCACGCTCTACTCTACAAGTATTAGAAATGCTAGAGTGCTGCGTGCGCCGAGGAATTAACGTCCATATCGTAAAACTTGGTATGGTGCTAGATGATTCAATGCAAAGCCGAATCACAGCAACAGTTTTGGGCTTGGCAGCAGAAATCGAACGGGAATTGATTGTACTCAGAACAACCGAAGCATTAGCCAAACGAAAAGCTGAAGGAAAAACCTTAGGACGACCCAAAGGACGACAATCCGCACATTTAAAACTGGACACAAGGGAAGCAGAAATTCGCAGTTATTTAGCCAAAGGAATGAGCAAACGGTCAATTGCCAAACTAGTCGATTGTTCACCTTCCACCCTTTATGATTGGTTGTCACGTAAACATCTCCACTCACGCCACGACAAATTGGTGGAGAAATCATAA
- a CDS encoding IS630 family transposase: protein MGTSLQSLRYKSTVISAYRWSSPFFPSEVKSAIDSEIRQALEFAATPPQQRQQTITQKPRWTLKRLAAWIDKQFNLKCCRESIRKTLKNLGFSWKKARKLLNKANSKKRREFLEKLKGLLDDALHNGHLLIFIDEAHIHLDSDEGYGWSVKGERFWVSSNSPGRAKVSFYGIYVYNYAKVKIFPYLKADQFNTIDVLKHLRTEFPDQEVTLIWDGAPYHRAQLVNEALQVLQINLQPLPSYSPDFMPVEHLWQWLREDVTYHTCYQSAAELIERVHLFEQDIHSNPFEISDRLWVKNHLDPDEEKLRVST, encoded by the coding sequence GTGGGTACATCGTTACAATCTCTCAGGTATAAAAGCACTGTTATATCAGCGTACAGGTGGTCATCCCCCTTTTTTCCCTCAGAAGTAAAGTCAGCAATTGATTCTGAGATTCGTCAAGCTCTTGAGTTTGCAGCAACACCACCCCAACAAAGACAACAGACAATAACGCAAAAGCCTCGTTGGACATTGAAGCGTTTAGCGGCTTGGATTGACAAACAGTTCAATCTCAAATGTTGCCGAGAGTCAATACGTAAGACTCTCAAGAACTTAGGGTTTTCGTGGAAAAAAGCACGTAAACTTTTAAATAAAGCTAACAGTAAAAAACGTAGAGAGTTTCTAGAAAAACTCAAGGGTTTGCTTGATGATGCTCTCCATAATGGTCATTTGCTAATTTTTATCGACGAGGCACATATTCATCTTGATAGCGATGAAGGCTATGGTTGGTCAGTTAAAGGTGAGCGTTTTTGGGTCAGTTCCAACTCTCCAGGAAGAGCCAAGGTTTCCTTTTATGGGATCTATGTTTATAACTATGCCAAAGTCAAAATTTTTCCTTACCTGAAAGCTGACCAATTCAATACGATTGATGTTTTAAAGCATCTAAGAACTGAATTTCCAGACCAAGAGGTCACTTTAATTTGGGATGGTGCTCCCTATCATCGTGCACAATTGGTAAACGAAGCATTGCAAGTCTTACAAATAAACTTGCAACCCTTACCTAGTTACAGTCCTGATTTTATGCCTGTCGAACACCTGTGGCAGTGGTTGCGTGAAGATGTTACTTATCACACGTGCTATCAATCTGCTGCTGAACTGATTGAACGTGTTCATTTATTTGAACAAGACATTCATTCTAACCCCTTTGAAATTAGCGATCGCCTATGGGTAAAAAATCACCTTGACCCTGACGAGGAAAAACTACGGGTTTCAACGTAG